The following coding sequences are from one Capsicum annuum cultivar UCD-10X-F1 chromosome 3, UCD10Xv1.1, whole genome shotgun sequence window:
- the LOC107866033 gene encoding uncharacterized protein LOC107866033 has product MDRRRRLTRQKLHTTNRLHHKTINPTLCISSFSIKMVKANKQTTDTAAEMKEMRALIERLFAELNARQDKFDEALLELKASIESLKVQGNGGKGVESAMNALSALQEENKKGRGKITGPKEKQAKGCSKKKNVSLIEDDDDVDVPTVDAETTEEKEMAISMDAVVENSEPYEGCCVTGYHGKRPLTVLMGAGGTSHNFINESLADKLGCDKVPVKPRVVRSAYGKMVTSRVCKDFQLSMQGTVFSLDVYLLPLSSNCDMVLGSEWIKTLEKLVISAEGAEFYLQGTKKFMRFKKGGGGRKRGFEKAGGGSKHGLKKARKLPEAAGVDSL; this is encoded by the exons aTGGACAGGAGACGGCGGTTGACAAGACAGAAACTGCACACTACAAATAGGCTTCATCACAAAACGATAAACCCTACCCTCTGCATTTCTTCTTTCTCAATTAAAATGGTTAAAGCAAACAAACAAACCACAGACACTGCTGCAGAGATGAAGGAAATGCGTGCTCTAATCGAAAGGCTGTTTGCAGAACTGAATGCAAGGCAAGACAAGTTTGATGAAGCACTTTTGGAGCTGAAAGCAAGCATTGAATCTCTTAAGGTTCAAGGAAATGGTGGAAAAGGAGTTGAATCTGCCATGAATGCTTTATCTGCGCTTCAG GAGGAGAATAAGAAGGGACGCGGAAAAATTACTGGACCTAAAGAGAAGCAAGCAAAAGGATGCAGCAAGAAAAAGAATGTTTCTCTGATCGAAGATGACGATGATGTTGACGTTCCGACTGTAGATGCAGAGACTACAGAGGAAAAAGAAATGGCGATATCAATGGACGCTGTAGTTGAAAATTCTGAGCCCTATGAAGGTTGCTGCGTGACAGGATATCACGGGAAGCGACCCTTGACTGTGCTAATGGGTGCAGGAGGCACTTCGCACAATTTTATCAACGAATCCTTAGCAGATAAGCTAGGTTGCGACAAAGTTCCAGTCAAGCCTCGAGTTGTTCGTTCTGCTTATGGGAAAATGGTGACTTCCAGGGTGTGCAAAGACTTTCAGCTATCAATGCAAGGCACTGTGTTTAGTTTGGATGTGTATCTACTTCCCTTGTCGTCGAATTGCGACATGGTGTTGGGAAGCGAATGGATTAAGACTCTTGAGAAACTTGTAATTAGTGCTGAGGGTGCGGAGTTCTACCTTCAAGGTACGAAGAAATTTATGCGTTTCAAGAAAGGTGGTGGAGGCAGAAAGCGTGGATTCGAGAAAGCGGGTGGAGGCAGCAAGCATGGACTCAAGAAAGCTAGAAAACTGCCGGAGGCAGCAGGCGTGGATAGTCTTTAG
- the LOC107866032 gene encoding uncharacterized protein LOC107866032 — protein MVKGKEQTTSSTATEMKAMHKQIQKSKSEEENMKGSKNTLTASGPNEKRAEGLCLFCYDKKFGHGGKCSTKEQVSTVEVKYEDKYVVDVPAVDVGTPYMAISLDAVVEYSEPYKGPNGCVTGYHGKQPLSILIGIGGTTHNFIDETLADKLGCETFPINPRTVSYAIGTRVTSRACKNFQLTLQGTVFSLDLYLLPMSSNCDMVFGGQWERMLDRYTYGRKGVEFYVQGRKHVLPFNKLGDEISKP, from the exons ATGGTTAAAGGAAAGGAGCAAACCACAAGTAGTACTGCAACAGAGATGAAGGCAATGCACAAGCAAATCCAGAAAAGCAAATCG GAGGAGGAGAATATGAAGGGGAGCAAAAACACTTTGACCGCAAGCGGACCTAATGAGAAGCGAGCAGAAGGTCTCTGTTTATTTTGTTATGATAAGAAGTTTGGTCATGGTGGCAAATGCAGTACAAAGGAGCAAGTTTCTACCGTCGAAGTTAAGTATGAAGATAAGTATGTTGTCGACGTTCCGGCTGTAGATGTTGGGACTCCATACATGGCTATATCATTGGATGCTGTAGTAGAATATTCTGAGCCATATAAAGGTCCCAATGGCTGTGTGACTGGGTACCATGGGAAGCAACCCTTGAGTATCCTAATCGGCATAGGGGGAACTACGCACAATTTTATTGATGAAACCTTAGCTGATAAGCTAGGTTGTGAAACATTTCCAATCAATCCCCGAACTGTTAGCTATGCAATTGGgacaagggtgacatccagagcaTGCAAAAACTTTCAGTTGACACTGCAAGGCACCGTGTTTAGTCTGGATTTGTATCTACTGCCAATGTCGTCAAATTGTGACATGGTATTTGGAGGTCAATGGGAAAGGATGCTTGACAGATATACTTATGGCCGTAAGGGTGTGGAGTTTTACGTCCAAGGTAGGAAACATGTTTTGCCTTTCAACAAATTAGGTGATGAAATCAGCAAGCCCTGA